A region of Vitis vinifera cultivar Pinot Noir 40024 chromosome 15, ASM3070453v1 DNA encodes the following proteins:
- the LOC132255227 gene encoding uncharacterized protein LOC132255227, with protein sequence MRREHARDTVGSPRTQQQSPRAPYTLHLGRVPCPPCGHALPPPCNECPPRALGPRLGSTPRASMLPRKNVPMANVAAHPGGLTHASRPTLPIKRHTDAPPPMQRVPSPCTRPRLGSPRSPRVSMLPRKSLPMANVAAHPGGSPMPPARRCPSKGTRMPLPPMQREPSPGARPLVSSRLVEEPSSPRASMLPRKNVLVANVAAHPGGSPMPPARRCPWKGTRMPLPPMQREPSPGARSLVSARRGALKPSSEHVASEKRASGQRRGSPRGLTHAPRPTLPIERHTDAPPSHATSALPGHSAPSRLVEEPSSPRASMLPRKGARRIVAMPISVLRRLHSLLPCAGQESPPDESRFDA encoded by the coding sequence ATGCGAAGAGAGCACGCCCGCGACACCGTGGGCAGCCCTCGCACGCAACAGCAGTCACCCCGTGCCCCGTACACGCTGCACCTCGGACGCGTCCCATGCCCCCCATGCGGACACGCCCTCCCCCCCCCATGCAACGAGTGCCCTCCCCGCGCACTCGGCCCCCGTCTCGGCTCGACCCCTCGAGCGAGCATGTTGCCTCGGAAAAACGTGCCAATGGCCAACGTCGCGGCTCACCCCGGGGGGCTCACCCATGCCTCCCGCCCGACGCTGCCCATCAAAAGGCACACGGACGCCCCTCCCCCCATGCAACGAGTGCCCTCCCCGTGCACTCGGCCCCGTCTCGGCTCGCCGAGGAGCCCTCGAGTGAGCATGTTGCCTCGGAAAAGCTTGCCAATGGCCAACGTCGCGGCTCACCCCGGGGGCTCACCCATGCCTCCCGCCCGACGTTGCCCATCGAAAGGCACACGGATGCCCCTCCCCCCCATGCAACGAGAGCCCTCCCCGGGTGCTCGGCCCCTCGTCTCGTCTCGGCTCGTCGAGGAGCCCTCAAGCCCTCGAGCGAGCATGTTGCCTCGAAAAAACGTGCTAGTGGCCAACGTCGCGGCTCACCCCGGGGGCTCACCCATGCCTCCCGCCCGACGTTGCCCATGGAAAGGCACACGGATGCCCCTCCCCCCCATGCAACGAGAGCCCTCCCCGGGTGCTCGGTCCCTCGTCTCGGCTCGTCGAGGAGCCCTCAAGCCCTCGAGCGAGCATGTTGCCTCGGAAAAACGTGCTAGTGGCCAACGTCGCGGCTCACCCCGGGGGCTCACCCATGCCCCCCGCCCGACATTGCCCATCGAAAGGCACACGGATGCCCCTCCCTCCCATGCAACGAGTGCCCTCCCCGGGCACTCGGCCCCGTCCCGGCTCGTCGAGGAGCCCTCAAGCCCTCGAGCGAGCATGTTGCCTCGGAAAGGAGCCAGACGCATCGTCGCCATGCCTATATCGGTCCTACGAAGGCTTCACTCGTTGCTCCCGTGTGCTGGTCAGGAGTCGCCTCCGGACGAGTCGCGGTTCGACGCGTGA